The DNA segment CACATCTTCTGTCGCCGAGAGGGCCGGCTCAAGCGGTTTGGACCATGCCGCCGGACACGCTTCGCACACAGATCCTACAAAGCGGCCACACGGTTCACCCGGCGGACTCCTGGGCGACCAGCTCCGCGATCTGCACGAGGTTCAATGCGGCGCCTTTGCGCAAATTGTCGCCGCACACGAAGAGTTCGAGCGCGGCCGGGTCGTCCAGCGACTGCCGCAGCCGCCCCACCCAGGCGGGGTCGGTGCCCACCACGTCGGCGGGGGTGGGGAACTCGCCGGCCGCCGGATCGTCGCACAGCACCACGCCGGGCGCGGTGGCGAGGATCTCGCGGGCGCCGTCCACCCCGGCCGCCCCCTGGAAACGGGCGTGGACCGTGAGGGAGTGGGCGGTGACCACCGGCACCCGGACGCAGGTGACGGCGATGGGCAGGCCCGGCAGCGAGAGGATGCGGCGCGTCTCCTCGCGCACCCGCAGTTCCTCGGAGGACCAGCCGTCCTCGGCCGCGGTGCCGGCCCACGGTACGACGTTCAGCACGACCGGATCCGGGAACGGGCCGGTGGCATCGCCCACGAGGCGTCGTACGTCCCCCGGCGCGGTGCCCAGTTCGGTGCCGGCCACCTGGGACAGCTGGGCG comes from the Streptomyces sp. SUK 48 genome and includes:
- a CDS encoding aspartate-semialdehyde dehydrogenase; amino-acid sequence: MNAKPTLAVVGATGVVGRVMLQILSQRKDIWGEIRLFASPRPAGRKLAVRGAEAEVSALTEDSFDGVDIALFDVPEPVAAEWAPVAAAAGAVVVDNSGAFRADEDVPLVVPEVNAHRARNRPRGIIANPGATTLTMIVALGALHAEYGLRELVVSSYQAVSGAGRAGVEALRAQLSQVAGTELGTAPGDVRRLVGDATGPFPDPVVLNVVPWAGTAAEDGWSSEELRVREETRRILSLPGLPIAVTCVRVPVVTAHSLTVHARFQGAAGVDGAREILATAPGVVLCDDPAAGEFPTPADVVGTDPAWVGRLRQSLDDPAALELFVCGDNLRKGAALNLVQIAELVAQESAG